One segment of Natronosalvus halobius DNA contains the following:
- a CDS encoding acyltransferase, translated as MTDDPSRPEHDQKRRHDRVHRHPTPGPTNSLGHWTSARHPLRVAINYVVVWLIRTSPSLKLKRWLMRRLGVTVGEGVSWGLEATPDVFWPDLITLEDHAIVGYDATILCHEFLQDEYRTGEVVVGERAMIGAGAIILPGVEIGAGASVAANSLVTRDVPQGEIVAGVPATTMTDSGPSPSPSPDSDSGSGLDSDSGSDSTSSERDEAEDAIDGDEEVAVDDDRALDAATDETDSEAETARERDDPPHSVE; from the coding sequence GTGACCGACGACCCTTCGAGGCCCGAGCACGACCAGAAACGCAGACACGACCGCGTGCACCGCCACCCGACGCCCGGCCCGACGAACTCGCTGGGCCACTGGACGAGCGCTCGCCACCCCCTTCGCGTGGCGATCAATTACGTCGTCGTCTGGCTTATTCGGACCTCGCCGAGCCTGAAACTCAAGCGCTGGCTCATGCGACGTCTCGGCGTCACGGTCGGTGAGGGCGTCTCGTGGGGCCTCGAGGCCACGCCGGACGTGTTCTGGCCCGACCTCATTACGCTCGAGGATCACGCCATCGTCGGCTACGATGCCACGATTCTCTGTCACGAATTCCTCCAGGACGAGTATCGAACGGGGGAGGTCGTCGTCGGCGAGCGGGCGATGATCGGCGCTGGGGCAATCATCCTTCCGGGGGTCGAGATCGGCGCCGGTGCCAGCGTCGCGGCGAACTCGCTCGTGACGCGGGATGTCCCACAGGGGGAAATCGTGGCGGGGGTGCCGGCGACGACGATGACAGACTCAGGTCCGAGTCCGAGTCCGAGTCCGGATTCGGATTCGGGTTCGGGTTTGGATTCGGATTCAGGTTCGGATTCGACATCCAGCGAGCGAGACGAGGCCGAGGACGCAATCGACGGCGACGAAGAGGTCGCAGTCGACGACGACAGAGCACTCGACGCAGCCACCGACGAAACCGACAGCGAGGCGGAAACGGCGCGAGAACGGGACGACCCACCCCACTCTGTCGAGTGA
- a CDS encoding PRC-barrel domain containing protein — MSARFTDDDEGKPVVNENGERIGMVESVHGDTAHVNPDPGMTDTIKSKLGWGDASEDTYELDASNVDHIGDDEIRLGRL; from the coding sequence ATGTCCGCACGCTTCACGGACGACGACGAGGGAAAGCCAGTCGTGAACGAAAACGGCGAGCGAATCGGGATGGTCGAGTCCGTCCACGGCGATACCGCACACGTGAATCCCGATCCGGGAATGACCGACACAATCAAGTCCAAACTCGGCTGGGGCGACGCCAGCGAGGACACGTACGAACTCGACGCGAGCAACGTCGATCACATCGGCGACGACGAGATTCGACTCGGGCGACTTTGA